One window of Athalia rosae chromosome 2, iyAthRosa1.1, whole genome shotgun sequence genomic DNA carries:
- the LOC105693150 gene encoding fatty-acid amide hydrolase 2-like — MCNSARLKENKPQNQRRTTFKKFALDLLWFVIVQIHVLLDLVIDFCFKLYYQNKIQKVPPIKNDLLQDSAVTLAKKIRNKQVSAEEVVQVFVERCKEVNGMLNMIVEECYDQAIQEAKKVDKFLKDHEDPASLEKSKPFLGVPFTTKDSNRAKGLLHTVGSVHRKDYRSEEDATVIGYLKAAGGILLGSTNVPEMNLWTESRNNVYGQTNNPYDTTRTVGGSSGGDAAAVASCAVPMTVSSDIGGSIRMPAFFNGVFGYKPSQGITSIKGVGMRENDFENSMAAVGPICKKAEDLAPLLKVLAGNKVHKLKLDEPVNLKTLNIFYQEESGDIRTSKINGELREALRKVVAHFQNITGSATKVKLPGTESSFRLWRYWMTKEEGEFRYNLTNRQYRTSAKAEIINLFTFRSQVTAAAILKLIDEDYFPKENSQWAEETTENLKKQLLMKLGDNGVLFYPSSPFPAGYHYSAYLRPYNFGYWCIFNALNLPTCQVPLGLDKNGLPIGIQVVAAPYQDHLCLAVAKELESAFGGWVNPS, encoded by the exons ATGTGCAATTCGGCGCGCCTCAAG GAGAATAAGCCGCAGAACCAGCGACGAACGACGTTCAAGAAGTTTGCACTGGATCTGCTGTGGTTTGTGATTGTACAAATACACGTCTTATTGGACTTGGTCatagatttttgtttcaagttGTACTATCAGAACAAAATACAAAAGGTGCCTCCTATAAAGAATGATCTACTACAAGATAGTGCCGTAACATTAGCCAAAAAAATCAG AAATAAACAGGTATCTGCTGAAGAGGTGGTCCAAGTTTTTGTCGAAAGATGCAAAGAAGTCAATGGAATGCTTAACATGATAGTGGAGGAATGTTACGACCAGGCAATTCAAGAAGCTAAGAAAGTTGATAAGTTTTTAAAGGATCATGAAGACCCAGCATCattagaaaaatcaaaacccTTCCTTGGAGTTCCTTTTACCACAAAAGATAGCAACAGAGCTAAAG GTCTTCTCCACACGGTGGGATCTGTACATCGTAAAGATTATCGCTCCGAAGAGGATGCAACAGTCATTGGATACTTAAAAGCGGCAGGGGGCATATTATTAGGTTCAACAAATGTTCCTGAGATGAACTTGTGGACAGAGTCTCGGAACAATGTCTATGGACAGACAAACAATCCCTACGACACAACAAGAACTGTTGGTGGCAGCAGTGGTGGAGATGCTGCAGCTGTTGCATCCTGTGCAGTGCCAATGACCGTCTCTAGTGATATCGGAGGTTCCATCAGGATGCCAGCATTCTTCAATGGCGTCTTTGGTTACAAACCATCTCAAG GTATAACTTCAATTAAAGGTGTGGGGATGAGGGAaaacgatttcgaaaattctatgGCAGCAGTTGGACCGATTTGTAAAAAGGCTGAAGACTTGGCGCCGCTTCTGAAAGTTCTTGCTGGCAACAAAGTCCATAAACTCAAACTCGATGAGCCTGTTAATCTGAAGACACTTAACATTTTTTACCAAGAAGAATCTGGAGATATTAGAACTAGCAAAATCAATGGAGAACTTCGAGAGGCCCTTAGAAAAGTTGTGGCACATTTTCAGAACATTACTGGATCTGCTACCAAG GTAAAACTTCCTGGAACAGAATCGAGCTTCAGACTATGGAGATACTGGATGACGAAGGAGGAAGGAGAATTTAGGTACAACCTAACAAACAGACAA TATCGTACATCTGCAAAGGCAGAAATCATCAATCTCTTTACATTCAGAAGCCAGGTGACTGCAGCTGcgatattgaaattaattgatgAGGATTATTTTCCAAAGGAAAATAGCCAGTGGGCTGAGGAGACTACTGAAAATTTAAAGAAGCAGTTGCTG atgAAGCTCGGAGATAACGGAGTgcttttttatccttcttcGCCATTTCCGGCGGGCTATCATTACTCTGCGTATCTAAGACCGTACAATTTCGGATATTGGTGCATATTTAATGCACTAAATCTTCCGACTTGTCAGGTACCGCTTGGGTTGGATAAAAATGGTCTACCTATAGGAATTCAG GTCGTAGCTGCCCCGTATCAAGATCACCTGTGTCTAGCAGTTGCGAAAGAGTTAGAGTCTGCTTTTGGAGGATGGGTCAACCCTTCTTAg
- the LOC105693148 gene encoding probable ribonuclease ZC3H12D isoform X2 — MTVAGKRYVDCTVLGAGNGADAEDSSYDSDYEAEDSLGSGVHPRLESQVSSSTHSDVSRTTSDTLAAEFAEYVTVQGPSPTQSPGYTARVEFALKLGYTERLVQAALHKLGPDPGQNELLAELIKLGASSPKLTDTTDDSDLLDSDITVDDVPQPPVLRPVVIDGSNVAMSHGNKEIFSCRGIKICVDWFRNRGHREITVFVPKWRKEASRPDNPIAEQEILGELEKDRLLVFTPSRLVGGKRMVCYDDRYILRLAAELDGIVVSNDNYRDLAQESPEFRKVVEERILMYSFVNDRFMPPDDPLGRSGPTLDHFLRVGPRRADPAPPCPYAKKCTYGNKCKFRHPERGPHPHKSVTERLVEHAQRHLQARGPSISLPLPPSTSSAGLTQHQPLCKARSAVPSVQSSSVPKSRSVENVTADITASPAGYVQQITSAQNPQGYPSQIGWAPPVPRVANSDPDPANMHRKLQRQLTLNPTCDPRLYQLRRYPQQQQTQQPHQPHQNLQQQTVISTHSTMQHRPLTRHASSETPYPVSMSWEHPEHRHQHVTRIASAPDSYRAWPPHSTTHPAGSRAQRLGASDPQLNLLPSPPPAPGIRSSWGAQTHDARRRLHYHLANIFPEEQVQAAMALHRHETDPQQICAAILAMFPKP; from the exons ATGACGGTTGCCGGAAAG AGGTACGTCGACTGCACGGTACTCGGAGCAGGGAATGGAGCAGACGCTGAAGACTCGTCATATGATAGCGACTACGAGGCGGAGGATTCACTTGGATCTGGAGTCCACCCTCGCCTCGAATCTCAAGTATCTTCTTCGACCCATTCGGATGTTTCTCGAACAACGTCGGACACTCTGGCCGCCGAATTTGCCGAATACGTCACGGTGCAGGGTCCGTCACCTACGCAGAGTCCTG GATATACGGCACGCGTTGAGTTTGCGTTGAAACTCGGCTATACGGAGCGTTTGGTTCAGGCAGCTCTTCATAAACTCGGTCCAGATCCTGGTCAAAATGAACTTTTAGCAGAGTTGATAAAGTTGGGGGCGAGTTCCCCCAAGTTAACGGATACTACCGACGACTCCGACCTCTTGGACTCTGATATAACGGTCGACGATGTTCCTCAACCTCCAGTTCTTCGTCCGGTCGTTATTGACGGCAGTAACGTGGCAATGAGTCATGGAAACAAGGAGATATTTTCATGCAGAGGTATCAAAATTTGCGTAGACTGGTTCAGGAACAGGGGGCACAGAGAAATTACAGTTTTCGTACCGAAATGGCGGAAGGAAGCTTCAAGACCAGATAATCCGATCGCCGAACAAGAGATCCTTGGGGAACTGGAGAAAGATCGTCTCCTTGTATTCACGCCATCCAG GTTGGTGGGTGGAAAGCGGATGGTTTGCTATGACGATCGTTACATTCTTCGTCTAGCTGCCGAGTTGGATGGCATTGTAGTTAGTAACGATAACTACAGAGACCTCGCCCAGGAGAGTCCCGAGTTCAGAAAAGTCGTCGAAGAGAGGATACTCATGTACAGTTTTGTCAATGATAGATTTATGCCTCCAGACGATCCTTTGGGCAGAAGCGGGCCGACTCTCGATCACTTTCTGAGAGTAGGACCTCGAAGAGCTGACCCTGCGCCTCCATGTCCCTACGCAAAG AAATGCACTTATGGGAACAAGTGCAAATTTCGCCACCCCGAGCGTGGGCCGCACCCGCACAAATCTGTGACTGAACGTCTCGTGGAACATGCTCAGCGTCACCTTCAAGCACGAGGGCCTAGTATTAGCCTGCCTTTGCCCCCGTCAACATCGTCTGCTGGGTTAACTCAGCACCAGCCGCTTTGTAAGGCCCGATCAGCTGTTCCATCTGTCCAGTCGTCATCCGTCCCTAAAAGTAGATCTGTTGAAAATGTCACTGCAGATATAACAGCCAGTCCTGCCGGATACGTCCAGCAAATAACTAGCGCGCAAAATCCCCAAG gATATCCGTCTCAGATTGGGTGGGCACCGCCTGTTCCGCGTGTAGCCAATTCGGATCCTGATCCTGCGAATATGCACAGAAAATTACAACGCCAGTTAACATTAAATCCTACCTGCGATCCGAGGTTGTATCAACTCAGAAGATATCCTCAGCAACAACAAACTCAACAACCACATCAGCCTCATCAGAATCTTCAACAACAAACCGTCATTAGTACCCATTCGACGATGCAACACAGACCACTTACCAGGCATGCGAGCAGTGAAACCCCGTATCCAGTTTCTATGAG CTGGGAACATCCTGAACACCGCCACCAGCATGTGACACGCATAGCTTCAGCTCCGGATTCTTATCGAGCATGGCCACCACACAGTACAACTCATCCAGCTGGTTCCCGAGCGCAACGTTTAGGAGCTTCGGATCCTCAACTCAATCTTCTCCCTTCTCCACCGCCAGCCCCCGGTATTCGCAGTTCTTGGGGAGCTCAGACTCACGACGCTAGGCGCCGTCTTCATTATCACTTGGCCAATATTTTTCCAGAAGAACAAGTGCAAGCAGCCATGGCATTGCATCGGCACGAAACAGATCCTCAGCAAATTTGTGCTGCCATATTAGCCATGTTTCCGAAGCCTTAA
- the LOC105693149 gene encoding triokinase/FMN cyclase-like, with protein sequence MASSKKLINVPDDAVNESLSGLHLLYPQLVHHPSKRVVLAPDWKVRNGKVAVVSGGGSGHEPWASGFVGSGLLTAAIAGSVFASPPSNHILHALRCVSTNNKAGILVIVPNYTGDCLNFGTAIERARQAGISVTELTVGEDSSIPISELGRAGRRGLVGMLFVAKVAGALAERELPLNMVAQCAEIVTNNIATYSVGLTPCSLPGQGVMFHLPDDEMEIGLGIHGEAGYKRIKLTTASEIVSLMLGEILKALSLIARQSVAVIVNNYGATSQLEQGIIVHEVVTQLEKKGLRPLRVYAGALMTSLNSSGVQISLLRLADHYESSLLSCLDEQTDAPSWPGRAYTMPPSPSYIADPFELESMGAALDDKKRIPKVGPTLDEQGENLLRECLTIACAAITELEEEINELDSGCGDGDCGSTLRRLSEGISSSLGDLPLSHPSSLLTALSAIAEEKMGGTSGAVYSLMFTTAAAELEVSVDSKVSPLSWAHAWRGGIDGIMRYSKARLGDRTMLDALEPACSEFESHDLSPGSWETALAKAAIAAEMGSDATKSMEAKAGRASYVKQDLYLQKRDAGAFAVATWIKVIVQTILKSKN encoded by the exons ATGGCATCATCCAAGAAACTGATCAATGTCCCTGATGATGCAGTTAACGAATCTTTGTCGGGACTTCACCTTCTCTATCCACAACTCGTTCACCATCCCTCTAAGCGAGTTGTTTTAGCGCCAGAC TGGAAGGTACGGAATGGAAAAGTCGCCGTTGTCAGTGGTGGGGGTTCAGGTCACGAGCCTTGGGCATCAG GTTTTGTAGGATCTGGTCTACTGACAGCGGCTATAGCAGGGTCTGTATTTGCATCTCCTCCCTCAAACCACATTCTTCATGCTCTCCGTTGTGTTTCCACAAATAACAAAG CTGGAATATTAGTGATCGTACCAAACTACACCGGTGATTGTTTGAATTTTGGCACAGCGATTGAGAGAGCAAGACAGGCTGGCATTTCG GTGACAGAACTTACTGTCGGAGAGGACTCCAGCATACCGATAAGCGAATTGGGAAGGGCCGGACGAAGAGGTCTTGTAGGTATGCTGTTCGTTGCCAAGGTGGCTGGTGCCCTTGCAGAACGTGAACTTCCCTTGAACATGGTTGCACAATGTGCTGAAATAGTGACGAATAACATCGCAACGTACTCAGTCGGTTTAACACCTTGTTCGTTACCAG GCCAAGGAGTCATGTTCCACCTTCCTGATGACGAAATGGAAATTGGACTGGGTATACATGGTGAAGCCGGTTACAAACGAATTAAACTAACGACCGCCTCTGAAATCGTCTCCTTGATGCTTGGAGAAATTTTAAAGGCGCTATCATTGATAGCTAGGCAGTCTGTAGCTGTTATCGTTAATAATTATGGGGCGACGAGTCAATTGGAACAGGGTATTATTGTTCACGAGGTGGTCACGCAGCTTG AGAAAAAAGGCTTGCGGCCTCTACGGGTCTATGCCGGTGCTTTGATGACTTCCCTCAACAGCTCTGGTGTCCAAATATCTTTATTGAGACTTGCTGATCATTATGAATCAAGCCTTCTTAGCTGCCTGGACGAACAAACGGATGCTCCGAGTTGGCCAGGTAGAGCCTATACCATGCCACCTTCTCCATCCTACATCGCGGATCCCTTTGAATTGGAATCCATGGGCGCAGCACTTGATGATAAAAagagaattcccaaagtcgGTCCGACATTGGATGAACAGGGAGAAAACCTGTTGCGTGAATGTTTGACGATCGCTTGTGCAGCAATAACAGAACTAGAAGAAGAGATTAATGAATTGGATAGCGGTTGTGGTGATGGCGATTGCGGATCTACGCTGCGACGTCTTTCCGAGG gaatttcttcttcattgGGAGACCTTCCGCTGTCTCACCCTTCGTCCCTATTAACGGCATTGTCAGCAATTGCAGAAGAGAAAATGGGAGGTACTTCAGGGGCAGTTTACTCACTCATGTTCACTACCGCAGCTGCAGAATTGGAAGTATCAGTTGACAGCAAGGTCTCCCCCTTATCATGGGCTCATGCATGGCGGGGTGGTATTGATGGAATTATGAGATACAGCAAGGCAAGACTCGGGGATCGAACAATG TTAGATGCACTGGAACCGGCATGCAGTGAATTCGAAAGCCATGATTTATCTCCAGGGTCATGGGAAACAGCCTTAGCTAAAGCTGCGATTGCAGCTGAAATGGGAAGTGACGCTACCAAGTCAATGGAAGCAAA GGCAGGTCGCGCTAGCTACGTAAAACAGGACTTATACTTGCAGAAGAGAGATGCAGGAGCATTTGCCGTTGCTACTTGGATCAAAGTAATTGTACAAACTATTCTGAagtccaaaaattga
- the LOC105693148 gene encoding endoribonuclease ZC3H12A-like isoform X1, producing MGEVPRVRVLRKNIGALKNRAENIFRLFGARLSLSEIDVPESQSPHSSSVIPSSHLKGEEVTGTAGFDEVLVPLEILIESTPLRIRDGDGNGDLECDWSGGPTSTQDAVSEITAKVQRYVDCTVLGAGNGADAEDSSYDSDYEAEDSLGSGVHPRLESQVSSSTHSDVSRTTSDTLAAEFAEYVTVQGPSPTQSPGYTARVEFALKLGYTERLVQAALHKLGPDPGQNELLAELIKLGASSPKLTDTTDDSDLLDSDITVDDVPQPPVLRPVVIDGSNVAMSHGNKEIFSCRGIKICVDWFRNRGHREITVFVPKWRKEASRPDNPIAEQEILGELEKDRLLVFTPSRLVGGKRMVCYDDRYILRLAAELDGIVVSNDNYRDLAQESPEFRKVVEERILMYSFVNDRFMPPDDPLGRSGPTLDHFLRVGPRRADPAPPCPYAKKCTYGNKCKFRHPERGPHPHKSVTERLVEHAQRHLQARGPSISLPLPPSTSSAGLTQHQPLCKARSAVPSVQSSSVPKSRSVENVTADITASPAGYVQQITSAQNPQGYPSQIGWAPPVPRVANSDPDPANMHRKLQRQLTLNPTCDPRLYQLRRYPQQQQTQQPHQPHQNLQQQTVISTHSTMQHRPLTRHASSETPYPVSMSWEHPEHRHQHVTRIASAPDSYRAWPPHSTTHPAGSRAQRLGASDPQLNLLPSPPPAPGIRSSWGAQTHDARRRLHYHLANIFPEEQVQAAMALHRHETDPQQICAAILAMFPKP from the exons ATGGGCGAGGTCCCGCGCGTACGCGTCCTGCGCAAAAATATTGGAGCGTTAAAAAATCGCGCGGAAAATATATTCCGACTATTCGGTGCACGTCTGTCACTGTCGGAGATTGATGTCCCCGAATCTCAATCTCCTCATTCTTCGTCCGTGATACCAAGCTCTCATCTTAAGGGCGAAGAGGTCACAGGAACCGCCGGCTTCGACGAAGTCCTCGTGCCGTTGGAAATACTCATCGAATCAACTCCGCTCAGAATACGGGATGGGGACGGAAACGGGGATCTGGAGTGCGACTGGAGTGGGGGACCGACGTCAACTCAGGATGCTGTTTCAGAGATCACCGCAAAAGTCCAG AGGTACGTCGACTGCACGGTACTCGGAGCAGGGAATGGAGCAGACGCTGAAGACTCGTCATATGATAGCGACTACGAGGCGGAGGATTCACTTGGATCTGGAGTCCACCCTCGCCTCGAATCTCAAGTATCTTCTTCGACCCATTCGGATGTTTCTCGAACAACGTCGGACACTCTGGCCGCCGAATTTGCCGAATACGTCACGGTGCAGGGTCCGTCACCTACGCAGAGTCCTG GATATACGGCACGCGTTGAGTTTGCGTTGAAACTCGGCTATACGGAGCGTTTGGTTCAGGCAGCTCTTCATAAACTCGGTCCAGATCCTGGTCAAAATGAACTTTTAGCAGAGTTGATAAAGTTGGGGGCGAGTTCCCCCAAGTTAACGGATACTACCGACGACTCCGACCTCTTGGACTCTGATATAACGGTCGACGATGTTCCTCAACCTCCAGTTCTTCGTCCGGTCGTTATTGACGGCAGTAACGTGGCAATGAGTCATGGAAACAAGGAGATATTTTCATGCAGAGGTATCAAAATTTGCGTAGACTGGTTCAGGAACAGGGGGCACAGAGAAATTACAGTTTTCGTACCGAAATGGCGGAAGGAAGCTTCAAGACCAGATAATCCGATCGCCGAACAAGAGATCCTTGGGGAACTGGAGAAAGATCGTCTCCTTGTATTCACGCCATCCAG GTTGGTGGGTGGAAAGCGGATGGTTTGCTATGACGATCGTTACATTCTTCGTCTAGCTGCCGAGTTGGATGGCATTGTAGTTAGTAACGATAACTACAGAGACCTCGCCCAGGAGAGTCCCGAGTTCAGAAAAGTCGTCGAAGAGAGGATACTCATGTACAGTTTTGTCAATGATAGATTTATGCCTCCAGACGATCCTTTGGGCAGAAGCGGGCCGACTCTCGATCACTTTCTGAGAGTAGGACCTCGAAGAGCTGACCCTGCGCCTCCATGTCCCTACGCAAAG AAATGCACTTATGGGAACAAGTGCAAATTTCGCCACCCCGAGCGTGGGCCGCACCCGCACAAATCTGTGACTGAACGTCTCGTGGAACATGCTCAGCGTCACCTTCAAGCACGAGGGCCTAGTATTAGCCTGCCTTTGCCCCCGTCAACATCGTCTGCTGGGTTAACTCAGCACCAGCCGCTTTGTAAGGCCCGATCAGCTGTTCCATCTGTCCAGTCGTCATCCGTCCCTAAAAGTAGATCTGTTGAAAATGTCACTGCAGATATAACAGCCAGTCCTGCCGGATACGTCCAGCAAATAACTAGCGCGCAAAATCCCCAAG gATATCCGTCTCAGATTGGGTGGGCACCGCCTGTTCCGCGTGTAGCCAATTCGGATCCTGATCCTGCGAATATGCACAGAAAATTACAACGCCAGTTAACATTAAATCCTACCTGCGATCCGAGGTTGTATCAACTCAGAAGATATCCTCAGCAACAACAAACTCAACAACCACATCAGCCTCATCAGAATCTTCAACAACAAACCGTCATTAGTACCCATTCGACGATGCAACACAGACCACTTACCAGGCATGCGAGCAGTGAAACCCCGTATCCAGTTTCTATGAG CTGGGAACATCCTGAACACCGCCACCAGCATGTGACACGCATAGCTTCAGCTCCGGATTCTTATCGAGCATGGCCACCACACAGTACAACTCATCCAGCTGGTTCCCGAGCGCAACGTTTAGGAGCTTCGGATCCTCAACTCAATCTTCTCCCTTCTCCACCGCCAGCCCCCGGTATTCGCAGTTCTTGGGGAGCTCAGACTCACGACGCTAGGCGCCGTCTTCATTATCACTTGGCCAATATTTTTCCAGAAGAACAAGTGCAAGCAGCCATGGCATTGCATCGGCACGAAACAGATCCTCAGCAAATTTGTGCTGCCATATTAGCCATGTTTCCGAAGCCTTAA
- the LOC105693151 gene encoding E3 ubiquitin-protein ligase Mdm2-like, with protein MSISVNTGPSGSLHGWLKRRPDSEDDGKEEGRGAKAPRYSWYVTLESESPQPTDEDDESVYSVQDKETDYVADTSDTSTNTWLSSSDAGDLSLHVEYEVASLSEGPNPFDNDESSSGVSDIVTMGVLTFCDSDLGLADNSNDSRSSVDSEIGTADYWTCVQCNTKNNNPLFRYCEKCYQIRKNFFPPRPKWRKRKRHIESEGGSSQISDRHPKQELTSADSGLGSSQDSKCSLTLDINLDAITMPGNETAGSLMPENTTDTVDGKCSESTPALKTNLKEKNDDRTHCDQVDVCAGYLNTSSGVGPNTDGLPSSQDDAPSTGTAASDGDTSFITNETLKHRDKLREAVDTTRVESDSKLCITCTAAPKNGAFVHGAVTHICCCYRCAVKVWSKTKRCPICNRRVTNVLKAFYT; from the exons aTGAGCATATCCGTAAACACCGGGCCGTCCG GATCTCTTCATGGATGGCTTAAAAGACGCCCGGATTCAGAAGATG ATGGTAAAGAGGAAGGAAGAGGGGCCAAAGCGCCACGATATTCGTGGTACGTAACTCTTGAGAGTGAATCTCCACAACCCACTGATGAGGATGATGAATCCGTCTATAGTGTACAGGATAAAGAAACAG ATTATGTTGCAGATACTTCTGACACATCTACTAATACATGGCTCAGTAGCAGCGATGCTGGCGATTTATCTCTTCATGTTGAGTATGAAGTTGCCTCTCTTTCAGAAGGTCCGAATCCATTTGACAATGACGAGTCCTCCTCTGGTGTGTCT GATATCGTGACTATGGGTGTCTTGACCTTTTGTGACTCTGACCTCGGTTTAGCGGATAACAGCAACGATTCACGGAGTTCGGTTGACAGTGAGATCGGAACAGCAGACTATTGGACATGTGTTCAATGCAATACCAAGAATAACAATCCCCTGTTCCGCTATTGCGAAAAATGCTATCAG AtaaggaaaaactttttcccacCTCGGCCAAAATGgcgaaaaaggaaacgacATATTGAGTCCGAAGGAGGGAGCAGTCAAATTTCTGATCGACATCCGAAGCAAGAATTGACAAGTGCAGACTCTGGGCTTGGTTCCAGTCAAGATAGCAAATGCTCCTTGACACTAGACATAAATTTAGATGCTATCACTATGCCAGGTAACGAGACGGCTGGCTCTCTGATGCCTGAGAACACAACTGATACCGTCGACGGTAAATGTTCAGAGTCCACGCCAGCGTTAAAAActaatctaaaagaaaaaaatgatgaccgGACGCATTGCGATCAAGTGGACGTCTGTGCTGGATACCTTAACACGAGTAGTGGGGTCGGTCCGAACACCGATGGGTTGCCTTCGAGTCAGGATGATGCCCCTAGTACTGGCACTGCTGCGTCTGACGGCGACACATCATTCATTACAAATGAAACTCTCAAACATCGAGATAAACTTCGCGAGGCGGTAGATACAACACGAGTTGAATCGGATAGTAAGTTGTGCATCACCTGCACGGCCGCTCCTAAAAACGGTGCCTTTGTTCACGGCGCAGTTACGCATATCTGCTGTTGCTATCGTTGTGCGGTAAAAGTCTGGTCAAAGACGAAACGTTGCCCGATTTGCAATAGAAGGGTGACGAATGTACTAAAAGCATTTTACACCTAA